The following are encoded together in the Wolbachia endosymbiont (group E) of Neria commutata genome:
- a CDS encoding XRE family transcriptional regulator has translation MEILDVTKSHTKETLIQMINKSVDDNQWSNKETAHVLQTSLADISLIKRLNTANFSLDRLLIFLVRLDYKVTISISIN, from the coding sequence ATGGAAATATTAGATGTTACTAAATCTCATACAAAAGAAACACTGATACAAATGATAAATAAATCAGTAGATGATAATCAATGGAGCAATAAAGAGACAGCACATGTACTACAAACATCTCTTGCAGACATTTCCCTGATTAAAAGATTAAACACTGCAAATTTTTCATTGGATAGGCTCTTAATTTTTTTAGTAAGATTAGACTATAAGGTAACAATTTCAATTAGTATTAACTAG
- the recA gene encoding recombinase RecA translates to MASNPEEKSSDKQKALDNAISQIEKAFGKGAIMRLKQNPVEKIDTISTGSIALDAALGVGGLPKGRIIEIFGPESSGKTTLTLHVIAEAQKKGGACAFIDAEHALDVIYARKLGVNTDDLVISQPDTGEQALHIVEYLVCSGAVDVIVVDSVAALTPRAEIEGDMGDQHMGLQARLLSHGLRKLTSAVSKANCILIFINQIRMKIGVVYGNPETTTGGNALKFYTSIRLDIRKIGTVKDKENITGNETRVKVVKNKVAPPFREAKFDIMYNEGISKLGEIIEMGTKLGIVEKAGAYYSYNNTRLGQGKENAKTYLKTNKEVANEIEMKIRDLLRNSDNPITDDEDSQQPLEESTF, encoded by the coding sequence ATGGCAAGCAATCCAGAAGAAAAAAGTAGTGATAAACAAAAAGCACTAGATAATGCAATAAGTCAAATTGAAAAAGCATTTGGTAAAGGTGCGATAATGAGGCTAAAGCAGAATCCGGTGGAAAAAATAGATACAATATCTACAGGTTCGATTGCTCTTGATGCAGCTTTAGGTGTTGGAGGGCTACCAAAGGGACGTATAATTGAAATATTTGGCCCTGAGAGCTCTGGTAAAACCACTCTTACTTTACACGTAATCGCTGAAGCACAGAAGAAAGGTGGAGCATGTGCATTTATTGATGCAGAGCATGCACTGGACGTAATATATGCTCGTAAGCTTGGGGTGAACACCGATGATTTGGTAATTTCGCAACCTGATACTGGAGAGCAAGCATTGCATATCGTTGAGTATTTGGTATGTTCTGGTGCAGTTGATGTGATAGTTGTTGACTCTGTTGCAGCATTAACTCCAAGAGCTGAGATTGAAGGCGATATGGGTGATCAGCATATGGGATTACAGGCGAGACTTTTAAGTCATGGGCTCCGGAAACTAACTTCTGCTGTTTCAAAGGCAAACTGTATACTGATATTCATCAACCAAATTCGCATGAAGATAGGGGTGGTATACGGCAACCCAGAAACTACTACAGGTGGAAATGCATTAAAATTCTATACTTCTATAAGGCTTGATATAAGAAAAATTGGCACCGTAAAGGATAAGGAAAACATAACAGGAAACGAAACAAGAGTTAAAGTTGTAAAAAACAAAGTCGCACCTCCGTTTAGAGAAGCAAAATTTGATATAATGTATAATGAAGGCATATCGAAGCTTGGAGAAATAATAGAAATGGGAACAAAACTTGGTATTGTTGAAAAGGCAGGTGCTTATTACTCATATAATAATACACGTCTTGGACAAGGAAAAGAGAATGCAAAAACTTACTTAAAAACAAATAAGGAAGTTGCAAATGAAATAGAGATGAAAATAAGAGATTTGTTAAGAAACAGTGATAACCCTATTACGGATGATGAGGATAGCCAGCAGCCTTTAGAAGAATCAACTTTCTAA
- a CDS encoding IS4 family transposase has protein sequence MEFIKNKLISLNFINDHKVSPKDFLRKRKLPFIDVFILIFRKSVKSLQVMLNEFILYTMRDYTVTASAFTQVRQKLKYTAFSELNDDVVSLYYQDQEFKTHHGFRVLAFDASILILPKSDEVIEEFGSRAVWNGVQRFEDYTSATFEACYDVLNNIAIKSVLSRGDSYEVDLATDMLEGLSSDDLLICDRGYVSYRFIAELTERKINYVIRCPSSSFSEVNDMFKPGSPSSTIAVATAPIKVARQLRKLGLPDEMEFRLVKIILSSGEIEVLITSLLDEQQFKVEEFEELYYLRWGIETFFSKLKGRLGLENFTGKSVETIKQDFWSTIFISNLESIMTEDVEEALNADLADSKLEKSINKSVSFNAIKNLAFDIFSTESDMDCVMEQLSKLFLTNTLVVRKGRKVDLHKISDVRSLNYQKRARKHVF, from the coding sequence ATCGAATTCATAAAAAATAAATTGATAAGTTTAAACTTTATAAATGATCACAAAGTATCACCAAAAGACTTTCTACGAAAAAGAAAATTGCCTTTTATTGATGTATTCATTTTGATTTTCAGAAAAAGTGTGAAATCATTACAAGTGATGCTCAATGAATTTATTCTGTACACGATGAGAGATTATACAGTTACTGCAAGTGCTTTTACCCAAGTAAGACAGAAGCTAAAGTATACTGCATTTTCAGAACTTAATGATGATGTAGTTTCCCTATATTACCAGGATCAGGAGTTTAAAACTCACCATGGTTTCAGGGTACTTGCATTTGATGCTTCTATATTAATTCTACCAAAAAGTGATGAGGTAATAGAGGAGTTTGGCTCAAGAGCAGTATGGAATGGAGTTCAGAGGTTTGAAGATTATACAAGTGCAACCTTTGAAGCTTGTTATGATGTGCTAAATAATATTGCAATAAAATCGGTGTTAAGTAGAGGTGACAGTTATGAAGTTGATTTAGCAACCGATATGCTTGAAGGCCTCAGTTCAGATGACTTACTAATCTGTGATAGAGGGTATGTATCTTATCGATTTATTGCCGAGCTTACGGAAAGGAAAATTAATTATGTAATTCGTTGTCCAAGTTCATCTTTTAGTGAAGTAAACGATATGTTTAAGCCGGGCAGTCCCTCTAGTACAATAGCAGTAGCTACTGCACCTATTAAAGTGGCAAGGCAGCTAAGAAAGCTAGGATTACCTGATGAAATGGAATTTAGGCTAGTTAAAATCATACTTTCCTCTGGTGAAATTGAAGTGCTAATTACATCATTATTAGATGAGCAGCAATTTAAGGTTGAGGAATTTGAAGAGTTATACTACTTACGTTGGGGAATAGAAACATTTTTTTCTAAACTCAAAGGAAGGTTAGGCTTAGAGAATTTTACAGGTAAAAGTGTTGAAACTATTAAGCAGGATTTTTGGTCAACCATTTTTATTAGCAACCTAGAAAGTATTATGACAGAAGATGTAGAAGAGGCATTGAATGCAGACCTAGCTGATAGTAAGCTTGAAAAAAGCATTAATAAATCTGTTTCATTTAATGCAATTAAAAACTTAGCTTTCGATATTTTTTCTACAGAATCGGACATGGATTGCGTTATGGAGCAATTATCTAAGTTATTTTTAACAAACACTTTAGTTGTAAGGAAGGGGAGGAAAGTTGATCTTCATAAGATATCTGATGTTCGTTCACTCAATTACCAAAAAAGGGCTAGAAAACACGTATTTTGA
- a CDS encoding phosphatidylserine decarboxylase, which yields MCFNSPNINKEGYLFIIVSFIVTCIAFSISWGFGITCLFPSLLCTYFFRDPARAVPNNQDLILSPADGVISKIEEVSYPLSAEEKEEKKFTLVSIFLSVLNVHVNRVPISGIVKEMNYKKGKFVSAMSNRSSNENEKQVIVIEYQEGKEIIVEQIAGLIARRIVCKLKVSQNVKAGERFGIIRFGSRVNIYVPSDIEVRVSEGQTVVGGETIIASLSKESAQEKMTFDII from the coding sequence ATGTGTTTTAATTCGCCTAATATAAACAAGGAAGGTTACTTATTTATAATTGTTTCCTTTATAGTAACGTGTATAGCGTTCTCTATATCTTGGGGATTTGGTATTACATGCCTGTTTCCATCACTATTGTGTACTTATTTCTTTCGTGATCCAGCAAGGGCTGTCCCAAATAATCAGGACCTAATACTCAGTCCTGCTGACGGTGTGATTTCAAAAATTGAAGAGGTTAGTTATCCATTGTCAGCTGAAGAGAAAGAAGAGAAGAAATTCACGCTTGTTAGCATATTTTTAAGCGTCCTGAACGTCCATGTGAACCGCGTACCAATATCTGGTATAGTAAAAGAAATGAACTATAAAAAAGGCAAGTTTGTATCTGCAATGAGCAATAGGTCTAGTAATGAAAATGAAAAGCAGGTTATTGTTATTGAATATCAAGAGGGAAAAGAAATTATCGTAGAACAAATAGCTGGATTAATAGCACGGCGTATCGTTTGTAAATTAAAAGTGTCTCAAAATGTTAAAGCAGGTGAAAGATTTGGAATTATAAGATTTGGCAGTAGAGTTAATATCTATGTTCCAAGTGATATAGAAGTTAGAGTTTCAGAAGGGCAAACCGTTGTTGGTGGTGAAACAATTATAGCAAGCTTAAGCAAGGAAAGTGCTCAAGAGAAGATGACTTTTGATATTATATGA